A genomic segment from Pistricoccus aurantiacus encodes:
- a CDS encoding pilus assembly protein PilP, translated as MIRRLSVLLAALTLAGCTETDFSPLERKLVELRAVPGSFELEPLPELPTYVATSYEQGDRRSPFKAPMPESEPVAQDTSDLKPDLSRPKEPLEAFKLESLDLVGTLMVGGQTFALVRAPDGEVHRLRQGDHLGTDFGRVIDITDTAVQLMEVVTNGGNGWVERTRRLTFEEQSTKRAG; from the coding sequence ATGATTCGCCGACTGAGTGTACTGCTGGCGGCGCTGACGCTGGCCGGCTGTACGGAAACGGACTTTTCCCCGCTTGAACGCAAGCTGGTGGAACTGCGCGCGGTGCCCGGCTCCTTCGAGCTGGAGCCGTTGCCGGAGTTACCTACCTATGTGGCGACTTCCTACGAGCAGGGCGATCGGCGCAGCCCCTTCAAGGCTCCCATGCCAGAAAGCGAACCCGTCGCTCAGGACACCAGCGATCTCAAGCCGGATCTCTCGCGTCCCAAGGAGCCCTTGGAGGCTTTCAAACTGGAGTCCCTGGATCTGGTGGGCACGCTGATGGTCGGCGGACAAACCTTCGCGCTGGTACGCGCGCCGGATGGCGAAGTGCATCGGCTGCGCCAGGGGGATCATCTGGGCACCGACTTCGGGCGAGTGATCGATATCACCGATACCGCGGTACAGCTGATGGAAGTGGTGACCAACGGCGGAAACGGTTGGGTGGAGCGCACGCGCCGACTGACCTTCG
- a CDS encoding type 4a pilus biogenesis protein PilO codes for MKWSMEWKRLKEVDWRELDIKEAGDWPLLLKLGCAGLLLLATFWAAQAYLVTPRQDALEKARLKESELLDEYRVKAVKAARLPAMSEQMNELEARLDRLLDMLPSGAEIPSLIDNISETAIDNQLTIESIRLRPRIKQDFYTEQPFDIRVSGDYHRIASFLAGVAGLPRIVTQHDFTLSPSDEGRLTLSMLARTYSYSPTSDDQIDDADQEARP; via the coding sequence ATGAAATGGTCGATGGAATGGAAACGTCTTAAAGAAGTGGATTGGCGGGAACTGGACATCAAGGAGGCCGGCGACTGGCCGCTGCTGCTGAAGCTTGGCTGCGCTGGTCTCCTGTTGCTGGCAACCTTCTGGGCCGCCCAGGCATATCTGGTGACTCCGCGTCAAGACGCCTTGGAAAAGGCGCGTCTAAAGGAAAGCGAGCTGCTGGATGAGTACCGCGTCAAGGCGGTCAAGGCGGCACGTCTGCCGGCCATGAGCGAGCAGATGAACGAACTGGAAGCGCGACTCGATCGTTTGCTCGACATGCTGCCCAGCGGCGCCGAGATCCCTTCGTTGATCGATAACATCAGCGAAACGGCAATCGACAATCAGCTGACCATCGAGTCCATTCGCCTGCGTCCGCGCATCAAGCAGGACTTCTATACCGAACAGCCTTTCGATATCCGCGTGAGCGGCGACTACCACCGCATCGCGTCTTTCCTGGCGGGAGTGGCGGGTTTGCCGCGCATCGTGACCCAGCATGATTTCACCCTGTCACCTTCCGATGAAGGCCGCCTCACGCTTTCCATGCTGGCGCGAACCTACAGCTATTCACCCACTAGCGACGACCAGATTGACGATGCGGACCAGGAGGCCAGGCCATGA
- a CDS encoding PilN domain-containing protein: MSIEINLLPWREAARARRGKHFCYALGLMALLGLGGGFLMSLYYAEGLDGQQQRNDYLQRQSRLLDQEIGQVREYEKKREQMLEQIEVFTALQFARPQTVQVLNQLTTSLQEGVHYTRLERQQDTLRLEGLAEINRQVSDQLRSLEATSALEIPVLSEVESTAEGYRRFALSVAQHEAMGETP; encoded by the coding sequence ATGAGTATCGAGATCAATCTGCTTCCCTGGCGGGAAGCTGCCCGGGCGCGGCGCGGCAAACACTTCTGTTACGCCCTGGGACTCATGGCGCTGCTCGGATTGGGGGGCGGCTTTCTGATGAGCCTCTACTACGCCGAGGGTCTCGATGGCCAGCAGCAGCGCAATGACTATCTGCAGCGTCAGTCTCGGCTGCTGGATCAGGAGATCGGACAGGTTCGGGAATACGAGAAGAAGCGCGAGCAGATGCTCGAACAGATCGAGGTGTTCACGGCTCTTCAGTTCGCTCGTCCCCAGACCGTTCAGGTGCTCAACCAGCTGACCACGAGCCTGCAGGAAGGCGTTCATTACACCCGTCTCGAACGCCAGCAGGACACGCTCAGGCTGGAAGGCCTGGCGGAGATCAATCGTCAGGTGTCGGATCAGCTGCGATCGCTGGAGGCCACATCCGCGCTGGAGATTCCTGTTCTGTCCGAAGTGGAGAGCACCGCCGAGGGTTACCGTCGTTTTGCGTTGAGCGTGGCGCAGCACGAGGCCATGGGGGAAACGCCATGA
- the pilM gene encoding type IV pilus assembly protein PilM — MVLLSFGKSRGCQIGVDITSSAIKLIELKSTCNGFQVISYAVVPLREDAVVEHRIRDVAEVTRVLERVLEAAKPISRNTCVAVPASAAITKIITVPAAFENEEIERHIELESDKHIPFPFNEVAFDFQRLGLSAKQADQQEVLLVASRQQNVTQLTEVLENVGLVPVAVDVESFAVERVFAEMVHHQLGSQVLGEAVALVDIGAMFNTFYILHAGSIVYRRDTSYGGRQLTDEIRMHYGLSMSEAGFAKKRGGLPEDYDSTILSPFVDTLVQQVARSLQLYYAGGHKREVDRLLLSGGTGVLPGLRDRLAQETGIDVSLATPFAHMEIDSRIDAEALAADATALLGATGLALRTSR, encoded by the coding sequence ATGGTTTTGTTAAGCTTCGGAAAATCCAGGGGATGCCAGATCGGGGTCGACATCACCTCGTCAGCCATCAAGCTGATCGAGCTCAAGTCGACCTGTAACGGTTTCCAGGTCATCAGTTACGCCGTGGTCCCGTTACGGGAAGACGCGGTAGTAGAGCATCGCATTCGCGATGTCGCGGAAGTGACCAGGGTATTGGAGCGCGTGCTCGAGGCCGCAAAACCGATCTCCCGCAATACCTGTGTCGCGGTGCCCGCCAGCGCGGCCATCACCAAGATCATCACGGTACCCGCCGCTTTCGAGAACGAGGAAATCGAACGCCATATCGAGCTCGAATCCGACAAGCACATTCCGTTTCCGTTCAACGAGGTCGCTTTCGACTTTCAGCGCCTGGGGCTCAGCGCAAAACAGGCGGACCAGCAGGAAGTCCTGCTGGTCGCGAGCCGTCAGCAGAACGTTACCCAGTTGACGGAAGTGCTCGAAAACGTCGGCCTGGTGCCGGTGGCCGTAGACGTGGAGAGCTTCGCCGTGGAGCGGGTCTTCGCGGAGATGGTGCACCACCAGCTGGGCAGCCAGGTGCTGGGCGAGGCGGTGGCGCTGGTGGATATCGGCGCCATGTTCAACACTTTTTACATCCTGCACGCGGGCAGCATCGTCTATCGTCGCGATACCTCTTACGGCGGGCGTCAACTGACGGATGAAATCCGCATGCACTACGGGCTGAGCATGTCCGAGGCGGGGTTTGCCAAGAAGCGGGGTGGCCTGCCGGAAGACTATGACTCGACTATCCTCTCGCCCTTCGTCGATACCCTGGTACAGCAGGTAGCTCGCTCGCTGCAGCTGTATTACGCCGGAGGCCACAAGCGCGAGGTGGATCGTCTTCTGCTGTCCGGCGGCACCGGCGTCCTTCCCGGGCTGCGGGATCGCCTGGCGCAGGAAACCGGCATCGATGTCAGTCTCGCCACTCCCTTTGCCCATATGGAGATCGATTCACGCATCGACGCCGAAGCCCTGGCGGCAGACGCGACCGCCCTGTTGGGCGCTACCGGACTCGCCTTGAGGACCAGCCGATGA
- a CDS encoding penicillin-binding protein 1A, whose protein sequence is MKLFKTLVVSAIWLVLSLTAAGLLGVAGAALYFAPGLPDVRQLQDIELQAPLRIFTRDGKLIGEYGEERRQSITFEEIPQEMIDALLAAEDAGFFDHSGVELKSLARAALELATSGDIQSGGSTITMQVARNYLLTLDRTFTRKIREILLSLQMEQVLSKQEILSLYVNKIFLGHRAYGIAAAAKTYYDRPLEELTLSEIAMIAGLPKAPSRFNPLANPERSLIRRNWILYRMRELGFIDQETYAQAVQAPITAQRYSVEPEVEAPYVAEMARQFAQDRYGKDAYTGGYHVYTTLDSELQPLARRALTQGLIAYDTRHGWRGPEETDIPASLVEAQDRTARSGLEEELAESEVRETARQAAASSQTRVTGIEGDVSNWLRVLERTPAYGPLKPAIVIESEGREMRVLDQEGEVITLDWEALNWAREYRGPKARGPAPSSAAQIAERGSLVRILQRDDGSWRLSQRPGIEGAIVVTNPDNGAILALQGGFSFSSSKFNRAIQAKRQPGSTFKPFVYLAALKIGDMTPATVINDAPVVMADSGGLWRPTNSGGQFRGPTRLREALTHSRNLVTIRLLRSMGINPTLDFLAGFGFDREALPHSLSLALGTAGLTPLEVTNGYAILANGGFQVSPWFIDRVVQGEEDEVIDKATPRVACRSCDEQTKEVEIDGERYPVAGRIADSGTVYILRDMLRDVIEHGTGRGALELDRQDIVGKTGTTNDQRDAWFAGFNSNLAVAVWVGKDNNESTGEYGAQAALPIWKDFMREALKGKPEAMPERPQDIVSARVDPETGRRLHDDQGGGIQEIFLENHLPEYAARQVDRELERQTGSQGTGSFEAIF, encoded by the coding sequence ATGAAGTTATTCAAAACGTTAGTCGTATCAGCGATATGGCTCGTGCTGTCCCTTACCGCGGCCGGGCTACTCGGGGTGGCAGGCGCCGCGCTTTACTTCGCGCCGGGTCTGCCGGACGTGCGCCAGCTTCAGGACATCGAACTGCAGGCGCCGCTGCGCATCTTCACGCGAGACGGCAAGCTGATCGGCGAGTACGGCGAGGAGCGTCGCCAGTCGATAACCTTCGAGGAAATTCCTCAGGAAATGATCGATGCTCTGTTGGCGGCGGAAGACGCGGGCTTCTTCGACCACAGCGGTGTCGAACTCAAGAGCCTGGCCCGGGCGGCGCTGGAACTCGCCACCAGCGGCGACATCCAATCCGGCGGCAGCACCATCACCATGCAGGTGGCGCGTAACTACCTGCTGACCCTGGACCGCACCTTTACCCGCAAGATTCGCGAGATCCTGCTGTCGCTACAGATGGAACAAGTGCTGAGCAAGCAGGAAATCCTTTCTCTCTACGTCAACAAGATATTCCTGGGCCATCGCGCCTACGGTATCGCCGCCGCCGCGAAGACCTATTACGACCGGCCGCTGGAAGAGCTGACGCTATCGGAAATCGCCATGATTGCCGGGCTTCCCAAGGCGCCTTCCCGCTTCAATCCGCTAGCCAATCCGGAGCGCTCGCTGATTCGCCGCAACTGGATTCTGTATCGCATGCGCGAACTCGGCTTCATCGATCAAGAGACCTATGCCCAGGCGGTACAGGCACCGATCACCGCCCAGCGCTACAGCGTGGAGCCCGAAGTCGAAGCGCCCTACGTAGCGGAAATGGCCCGACAGTTCGCCCAGGACCGCTATGGCAAGGACGCTTACACCGGCGGCTATCACGTTTACACCACCCTGGACAGCGAACTGCAGCCGCTGGCTCGTCGGGCCTTGACCCAGGGCTTGATCGCTTACGACACTCGCCACGGCTGGCGCGGCCCGGAAGAAACCGATATTCCCGCCAGCCTGGTGGAGGCCCAGGACCGCACCGCTCGCAGCGGGCTGGAAGAAGAGCTTGCGGAGTCCGAGGTGCGCGAAACCGCACGTCAGGCCGCCGCCAGCAGTCAGACCCGAGTCACCGGCATCGAAGGCGATGTCAGCAACTGGCTGCGAGTGCTCGAACGCACTCCGGCCTACGGACCCTTGAAGCCGGCGATCGTGATCGAGAGCGAGGGACGCGAGATGCGCGTGCTCGATCAAGAGGGCGAGGTCATCACTCTGGACTGGGAAGCCTTGAACTGGGCCCGGGAGTATCGCGGCCCCAAGGCGCGCGGTCCGGCGCCCTCCTCCGCGGCACAAATCGCCGAACGCGGCTCGCTGGTGCGTATCCTCCAGCGCGACGACGGCAGCTGGCGTCTTTCTCAACGGCCCGGTATCGAAGGCGCGATCGTGGTGACCAACCCGGATAACGGGGCCATACTTGCCCTGCAGGGCGGTTTCAGCTTTTCCTCCAGCAAGTTCAACCGTGCCATTCAGGCCAAGCGTCAGCCGGGTTCCACCTTCAAGCCCTTCGTCTATCTGGCGGCGCTCAAGATCGGCGACATGACGCCGGCCACGGTGATCAACGACGCACCAGTTGTCATGGCGGACAGCGGCGGGCTATGGCGACCTACCAACTCCGGCGGCCAGTTTCGCGGCCCGACTCGCTTGCGGGAAGCGCTGACCCATTCGCGCAACCTGGTGACGATTCGCCTGCTGCGCAGCATGGGCATCAACCCCACCCTGGATTTTCTCGCCGGCTTCGGCTTCGATCGGGAAGCGTTGCCGCATAGCCTTTCCCTGGCGCTGGGCACCGCCGGTCTGACGCCGCTGGAGGTAACCAACGGCTACGCGATTCTTGCCAACGGCGGTTTCCAGGTCTCACCCTGGTTCATCGACCGGGTCGTACAGGGTGAAGAGGACGAGGTCATCGACAAGGCTACGCCCCGGGTTGCTTGCCGTAGCTGCGACGAGCAGACGAAAGAGGTAGAAATCGACGGCGAGCGCTACCCGGTGGCGGGCCGCATCGCCGACTCCGGTACCGTCTATATTCTGCGGGATATGCTTCGGGACGTGATCGAGCATGGTACCGGCCGTGGCGCCCTGGAGCTCGACCGCCAGGATATCGTCGGCAAGACCGGCACCACCAACGACCAGCGGGACGCCTGGTTCGCCGGTTTCAACAGCAACCTCGCGGTGGCGGTATGGGTCGGCAAGGACAACAACGAAAGCACGGGGGAGTACGGCGCCCAGGCGGCGCTGCCAATCTGGAAGGATTTCATGCGCGAAGCCTTGAAAGGCAAACCGGAGGCCATGCCGGAGCGCCCGCAGGATATCGTTTCTGCGCGGGTCGATCCGGAAACCGGACGTCGTCTGCATGACGATCAGGGCGGCGGTATTCAGGAAATCTTTCTGGAAAACCATCTGCCGGAATACGCGGCCCGACAGGTCGATCGTGAACTGGAACGTCAGACCGGCTCTCAGGGAACGGGCTCTTTTGAGGCTATCTTTTAA
- a CDS encoding DUF481 domain-containing protein, giving the protein MVWAAPFYSPPPPQDDAPSFSGDGELGYTNLSGNTNSETLIAKIRLTWLTGLWTHRLRGEAKSVVKDSDTSAEQYLLSARGRRDLEGPHYLFGFARWEKDRFSGYDQQFTMIAGYGRTLLDEETRWLALETGAGYRLDDLEDEAKRRLSVAYGAVDGGWYFSETASLSQELSLEVTRRELTTRSLTALTAHLNSHLALRLSHEIKHNSSPPDEAEAHTDLTTSASLLYQW; this is encoded by the coding sequence ATGGTTTGGGCAGCTCCCTTCTACTCGCCCCCACCGCCTCAGGATGATGCGCCGAGTTTCAGTGGCGATGGTGAGCTCGGCTACACTAATTTATCCGGTAATACGAACAGTGAAACTCTTATCGCCAAAATACGCTTGACCTGGCTGACCGGTCTCTGGACTCATCGTCTAAGAGGCGAAGCCAAAAGCGTGGTCAAGGATAGCGACACCAGCGCCGAGCAATACCTGCTGTCGGCGCGTGGGCGGCGCGATCTGGAAGGGCCGCACTATCTATTTGGATTCGCGCGCTGGGAGAAGGATCGTTTCAGCGGCTACGATCAACAGTTCACGATGATCGCCGGCTACGGGCGAACCTTGCTGGACGAAGAGACTCGCTGGTTGGCCTTGGAAACTGGCGCGGGCTATCGGCTGGATGATCTCGAGGATGAAGCCAAACGACGGCTGAGCGTCGCTTATGGCGCTGTGGATGGTGGTTGGTACTTCTCTGAAACTGCTTCGTTAAGTCAGGAGCTTTCTTTGGAAGTGACCCGTAGGGAATTGACGACACGCTCGCTCACCGCTCTGACCGCCCATCTAAATTCGCACTTGGCCTTGCGCCTGTCCCACGAAATCAAACACAACTCGTCACCCCCGGATGAGGCCGAGGCCCATACCGATCTCACGACCAGCGCCTCCCTGCTTTATCAATGGTAA
- a CDS encoding malic enzyme-like NAD(P)-binding protein, with protein sequence MTDSKQAALDYHSKPIPGKVAIEITKPTASAKDLALAYSPGVAEPCREIAKDPENAYLYTSKGNLVAVITDGTAILGLGNLGPMASKPVMEGKGVLFKRFAGINSVDVEVNAESPQAFIDTVARIADTWGGINLEDIKAPECFEIERALIEQCNIPVFHDDQHGTAIVTAAGMLNALDIAGKRVEEARIVCVGAGSAAIACMKLLVSCGVRAENIFMLDRKGVIHSGREDLNQYKAMFATETDKRTLDDAIDGADVFMGLSGPNLLSKEQLKTMAPNPVVFACSNPDPEIHPADAHDARDDVIMATGRSDYPNQVNNVLCFPFIFRGALDVRATRINEEMKLAAVYALKDLAREPVPQSVLDGYEIDHLEFGRGYIIPTPLDERLLDRVSSAVAQAAVDSGVARKPYPSHYPLKSVGDVYGD encoded by the coding sequence ATGACTGATTCCAAGCAAGCGGCGCTGGATTACCACTCAAAACCTATTCCTGGCAAGGTCGCCATCGAAATCACCAAGCCGACCGCATCGGCCAAGGATCTGGCGCTGGCCTATAGCCCGGGGGTCGCGGAGCCTTGTCGCGAAATCGCCAAGGATCCGGAGAATGCCTATCTCTACACGAGCAAGGGCAATCTGGTGGCGGTGATCACCGACGGCACGGCAATTCTTGGATTGGGCAATCTGGGTCCCATGGCCAGCAAGCCGGTCATGGAGGGCAAGGGTGTACTGTTCAAGCGCTTTGCAGGAATCAATTCCGTGGATGTGGAGGTCAACGCGGAGAGCCCTCAAGCATTCATCGATACCGTGGCGCGCATCGCCGATACCTGGGGCGGCATCAATCTGGAGGATATCAAGGCGCCGGAATGCTTCGAAATCGAGCGTGCCCTGATCGAGCAGTGCAACATCCCGGTCTTTCACGATGATCAGCACGGTACCGCCATCGTCACCGCCGCCGGCATGCTCAACGCACTGGATATCGCCGGCAAGCGAGTCGAGGAAGCACGCATCGTCTGCGTAGGGGCGGGCTCCGCCGCCATCGCATGCATGAAGCTACTGGTCTCCTGCGGCGTCCGGGCGGAGAACATCTTCATGCTGGATCGCAAGGGAGTAATCCACAGCGGCCGGGAAGACCTCAATCAGTACAAGGCGATGTTCGCCACGGAAACCGACAAGCGAACGCTGGACGACGCCATCGACGGTGCGGACGTGTTCATGGGGCTCTCCGGTCCCAACCTGTTGTCTAAAGAACAGCTCAAGACCATGGCGCCGAATCCGGTGGTGTTCGCCTGCTCCAACCCGGATCCGGAAATTCATCCGGCGGACGCCCACGATGCGCGAGACGACGTCATCATGGCCACGGGACGTTCCGACTATCCCAATCAGGTCAACAACGTGCTGTGCTTCCCGTTCATCTTTCGCGGCGCCCTGGACGTGCGGGCGACGCGCATCAACGAGGAAATGAAGCTCGCCGCGGTGTATGCCCTGAAGGATCTCGCCCGGGAGCCGGTACCCCAGAGCGTGCTGGACGGCTACGAAATCGATCATCTCGAATTTGGTCGCGGCTATATCATTCCCACGCCGCTGGATGAGCGCCTGCTCGACCGGGTGTCCTCCGCGGTCGCTCAGGCGGCGGTGGATTCAGGTGTCGCCCGCAAGCCCTATCCCTCGCACTACCCTCTCAAGAGCGTTGGCGACGTCTACGGCGACTGA
- the rpmE gene encoding 50S ribosomal protein L31: MKQGIHPDYKRVTATCSCGATYDVGTTANHDFSLDVCAECHPFYTGKQKQAATGGRVERFNKRFGAAVRRG; encoded by the coding sequence ATGAAACAAGGTATCCATCCCGATTACAAGCGTGTTACCGCTACCTGCAGCTGCGGTGCCACCTACGACGTGGGCACGACGGCGAATCACGATTTCTCCCTGGACGTGTGCGCCGAGTGCCATCCTTTCTATACCGGCAAGCAGAAGCAGGCCGCTACCGGCGGTCGCGTGGAGCGCTTCAACAAGCGTTTCGGCGCTGCGGTTCGGCGCGGATAA
- a CDS encoding primosomal protein N', producing MPASSHHLSPSVIAVALPTPLRRLFDYRPGQDIPTQGWQPGMRVRVPFGTRQMVGIVIEGRDTSEVPAQQLKSVSAWLDDRPLPEDWLWLGRFTARYYQHALGDTLHQTLPVLLRQGKPLEARTRERWHATAQGLEIDLASLDRAPRQAALLALLRQHSRGLVMPALTAQDFTRAQLSALAKKNLIRHEIETLETRSAPTRGGLLAEPALPLQRQQSQALAALHESLDAFQPYLLQGVTGSGKTEVYLQLIEAIVAKGRQALVLIPEIGLTPQTLARFRKRFRVPVVALHSGLSDHERLDGWLAAMSGRAPIVIGTRSAIFTPLAKPGVIIVDEEHDGSFKQQDGLRYHARDLAVVRARRHGIPLLLGSATPSLESLAKVESGDYRRLRLDQRASRHPPAKLELVELRGRSQQGGLVPPVIEALRQTLAAGHQALVFINRRGFAPTLACHQCGWMAECPSCDARMTWHRQPPRLICHHCDRQQRLPDVCPTCASADLRPLGTGTERTEETLAALFPEVPVHRIDRDSTRRKHAFEQTLEEVRRGEPCLLVGTQMLAKGHHLPHVTLVAVVNADAGLYASDFRALEHSAQLLIQVAGRAGRAAHPGRVLVQTLHSDDPHLRLLAEQGYDVLAEQLLEERRAAALPPFRFLALARFESAKAEAATTLAESVALALRQWLEQHDLAVDCLGPVPAPMERRQNRYHVQLLLGSARRSQLHEASAWLIQWLENHRDGRRVRWSLDIDPQTLS from the coding sequence TTGCCAGCGAGTTCCCACCACCTCTCGCCCAGCGTGATCGCCGTGGCCCTCCCGACGCCCCTGCGCCGTCTGTTCGACTACCGTCCTGGACAGGATATTCCGACTCAGGGCTGGCAGCCCGGCATGCGGGTGCGCGTTCCTTTCGGCACGCGCCAGATGGTGGGTATCGTGATCGAAGGTCGAGATACCAGCGAAGTACCGGCACAGCAGCTCAAGAGCGTTAGCGCCTGGCTCGATGACAGGCCGCTGCCGGAAGACTGGCTGTGGCTGGGGCGTTTCACCGCGCGCTACTACCAGCACGCCCTGGGCGACACCCTGCATCAGACCCTGCCGGTACTGCTGCGCCAGGGGAAACCTCTGGAAGCCCGCACTCGGGAGCGCTGGCATGCGACGGCGCAAGGTCTGGAGATCGACCTTGCCAGCCTCGACCGAGCGCCACGCCAGGCGGCGCTTCTTGCCCTGTTACGACAGCATTCCCGCGGCCTGGTAATGCCGGCCTTGACCGCTCAGGATTTTACCCGAGCACAGCTGAGCGCTCTGGCGAAAAAAAACTTGATCCGACATGAAATCGAAACCCTGGAAACTCGTTCGGCGCCGACACGAGGAGGACTATTGGCAGAACCGGCGCTTCCGCTGCAGCGCCAGCAGTCCCAGGCGTTAGCGGCCTTGCATGAAAGCCTCGATGCATTTCAGCCTTATCTATTGCAAGGCGTTACCGGAAGCGGCAAGACGGAAGTCTATCTGCAGCTGATCGAGGCGATTGTCGCCAAGGGGCGCCAGGCGCTGGTGCTGATACCGGAAATCGGCCTGACCCCGCAGACCCTGGCTCGCTTTCGCAAACGCTTCCGCGTGCCGGTGGTGGCGCTTCACTCGGGGCTTTCGGATCACGAGCGTCTGGACGGCTGGCTAGCGGCCATGAGCGGCCGAGCCCCCATCGTGATCGGTACCCGCTCCGCCATCTTCACGCCGCTGGCGAAGCCGGGAGTGATCATCGTCGACGAGGAGCACGACGGCTCCTTCAAGCAGCAGGACGGGCTGCGCTATCATGCCCGGGACCTGGCGGTGGTACGGGCGCGACGCCACGGCATTCCACTGCTGCTGGGCAGCGCCACACCTTCCCTGGAAAGCCTGGCCAAGGTCGAAAGCGGCGACTATCGCCGCCTGCGCCTGGACCAACGGGCGAGCCGCCATCCCCCGGCGAAGCTGGAACTCGTGGAACTGCGCGGTCGCTCTCAGCAGGGCGGGCTGGTACCCCCGGTGATCGAGGCGCTGCGGCAAACCCTGGCGGCAGGCCACCAAGCCCTAGTGTTCATCAATCGGCGCGGCTTCGCGCCGACACTGGCCTGCCATCAGTGCGGCTGGATGGCCGAGTGTCCTTCCTGCGACGCTCGCATGACCTGGCATCGTCAGCCGCCGCGCCTGATCTGCCATCACTGCGATCGACAGCAGCGGCTGCCGGACGTCTGCCCAACGTGCGCCAGCGCGGATCTGCGCCCGCTGGGTACCGGCACCGAGCGCACCGAGGAAACCTTGGCCGCCCTGTTTCCGGAGGTGCCGGTCCACCGCATCGACCGAGACAGCACCCGACGCAAGCACGCTTTCGAACAGACCCTGGAAGAGGTGCGCCGTGGCGAGCCCTGTCTGCTGGTGGGCACCCAGATGCTGGCCAAGGGCCATCATCTACCTCACGTCACCTTGGTGGCGGTGGTCAACGCGGATGCGGGGCTCTATGCCAGCGACTTTCGCGCCCTGGAGCACAGCGCGCAACTGCTGATTCAGGTGGCAGGACGCGCCGGGCGTGCCGCGCATCCGGGTCGAGTCCTGGTACAAACCCTGCACAGCGATGATCCCCACCTGAGGCTGCTGGCGGAACAGGGCTACGATGTCCTGGCGGAACAGCTGCTCGAGGAACGTCGCGCCGCCGCCCTGCCGCCCTTTCGTTTCCTGGCGCTGGCACGTTTCGAAAGCGCCAAGGCGGAAGCCGCCACCACGCTGGCGGAGTCCGTGGCCCTGGCGTTGAGGCAATGGCTTGAACAGCACGACTTGGCGGTGGACTGTCTGGGACCAGTACCCGCCCCCATGGAGCGGCGCCAGAATCGCTATCATGTTCAACTCTTGCTCGGCAGCGCTCGACGCAGCCAGCTGCACGAAGCCAGCGCCTGGCTGATTCAGTGGCTCGAAAATCACAGGGACGGGCGCCGAGTGCGATGGTCGCTGGATATCGATCCGCAGACCTTGAGTTGA